CGGGCGCGGTGAGCACCCACTGCACGCCGAACGGCCGGTCGCGCTCGCCCGTCTTGGCCCGCCCGTAGCCGTAGACGCCCCGCCGGACGCCGCCCTCGAGCGGCACGAGCCGCTTCGCGCACGCCTCGTCGAGGAGCCCCCGCGCCGCGCCCTCCTCCTCGATGATCGCCGCCGCGGCGGGGTCGATCGCGAGGACGCCCTCGGCGCCGAGATCCGCCGCCGACGCCGCGAGCGCCGCGACGAGCTCGGCGAACCCCGCCTCCGCGGGCAAGAAGGGCAGCGTGCGGAACACGACGTGGCTCCACGCCTCGCCGCCTATCCGCTCGCGCACGTCCCAGCCGAACCCGGAGATGATCCGCGCCTCGTAGTGGCCCTCGCCCGCGAGCGCGTCCGGGCAGACGAGATCGTTGTCCGCGGTCCTGCTCTTCGTGATGTACGCGTTCATGACCGGATCGCCGTTGAACGTCTGGGTCCAGATGTCGGCGAACCCCTCCTCGATGCCGGTCGGCGAGGTGTCGAGGCCGTACGCGTCGCGCAGGAACCACGCGTGGCCGCGGAGCGAGCGGTTGATCGCGTGGCCGAACTCGTGGCAGGCGACGTCCGCGTCGTACGCCATGTCGACGACGTCCTGCCCGAAGATGATGTACGGGTCGTTGCTCGAGTTGCCGCCGTAGTACGCCGCGTTGTACCAGGCCTTCCCGATCTTGACCGCGATCCACGTGTGGCCGGCGGCGCCGAACTGCCCGGTCCACCCGAGCTCGTCCTGCATCCAGTCGGCGAAGCGCGTGATGTTGTGGTAGGCGTTCACCTCGGCGAACGGATCGTCGAAGGTGAGCTCGCCGAGCTCCGGCGCGTAGATGAAGTCGCCCTCCTTGTTCGGGGACGCGAAGGGCGCCGTCGCGGCGCAGTCGGCGGTGTCGAGGCAGCGCTCGACCCGCGCGCGGAGGCCGTAAAGCAAGTCGCCCGGCTCGTCCAGGTTCGCGAGCTCGACGAGGACGGGAGCCGGGGTCGTGACCGGGTTCTCCCCGAACACGAGCCCGCCCGCCGTCGCGCTCTCGTAGAGCGGCTCCGAGTGGATCTCCGCGAGGCTCTGCGCATCGTAGAACACGGCCATCGGCTCGCGGAGGAGCGGGCCGCCTCCCGCCTCGACCCGGACCACCGCCGCGAGGCGTCCGTCCCGTCCGCGCAGCCACCCGGACTCCGCGTGCCGCTCCGCGGCCGAGTCCCGCGGGGCCGCCACGTCGACGGGCGGGATCGCGGGGCACGGCGAGATCCTGCGGATCGCGCCGTTCGCGTCGAGCTGGACCGCGCACGAGCTCAGGAACACGGGCAGGCCGCGGTACGACGGCCGGTAGATCTCGATCCGCTGATCGAGGTGCCGGATGATCCGGGGAGCGCCGAGCGAGAACCCCTCGCCGAGGCCGAGCGAGCGCGCCGTGTCGGCCTCGCCCGCAGAAGCGCCCGTCGCCGCGAGGGCGGCGGCCAGGAGCACGGCAGGTGCGATTCGACGCCTCACGCGGTCAAGATAGCATCGAAACGCCGGCCGGTCACCGACGCCGCAGCCCCCGGCCCTTGGCCCGGCCCCGGCCCTTGGCCCCGGCCCTTGGCCCTTGGCTGGCCCTTGGCCCTGGCCCTTGGCCTGGCCCTTGGCCCTTAGAGATACCAGTTCTCTTTGCGAAAGCATCTGTGAACGGTTGGAATGATCCAGCGTCGCGGCTATGGAGTCGGCGAGCTGGCCGCGTCGATTCTCTCGAATCGGTCGTTGGAGTCATACCTCGATCACTGTCCACGGCGACGTAGCCGAAACGAGATTATCACGATCGATTTCTGGACGGATCTGTGCGGCGTCGCGTGCGTGGCAACGCGAAGAATCGGCGACGTCGGCGCGTTTGAGGCAACGTCACTCGCAATCGGGGTCAGCTGTCGTTGGTCACGACGTGTTCGCGCACGCGACCGGGCGCGTGAGAGGAGGGCGAAAGGTCCCGGGCGGGAACTCGACGTCGAAGATGCCCTGGCGAAACGTGATGCTCGCGGGCACGTAGGCCTTCATCACGTCGCGCACCTTGTCGCGGTAGGCGTCGCGCTCGGCCCTCGTCGACGCGTGGACGAGCGGCTTGTGACCGCTGGCGCGTGGAGCCTGCGCCCGGTCTCGCGGGTCGAGCTCGAAGTGTCGCGAGACCGGGCAGAAGGTACGACCTTCGTGCTTCAGTCTGTCGGCGGTTTCCTCCTCGACCGCCTCGACCGCCTTGCGGATGAGCGTCTGCCGTTTGTGCTCGGGCATCGCGGAGAGGTGCGGCAGCGGCGCGATCTCGAGCTTGCGCCACACCATGAACTGCTTGGGATGCAGCCTCCGGTTGAACGGTCCGCCCGCCTCCCAGAAACGTTCCCACTCGATGTCGAAGAAGCGCAGCGGTTCGCCGAGTACCTGATGGCGGTATGTCGAAAAGAAAGGCGAGCGGCGGACGCGATCGACGAGCCCGTCCTTCACCGGGTTCGTCATCGCGTAGATCAGCTGCTGGAACGCGCTCTCGTCATCGGCGCAAGGCGTGACCCGCGACGGCCCGGCGTACAGGTGCCCCTCGCGGCCACGCAGTCTGTTCAGGTCGCGGGCGACCTTCGAGTGGAAGTTGCGCCAAAACTCGGGGAGGGCGCCGACGCCTTCGCCGATGGCGGACGCCTCCTCGTGCTGGTGCGTGCTCGACAGCTCGAGGGCGTGGAGGTTGACGGGCGAGAGCTCGAGCGCGCGCGCCGCGGCGGCGCCGACGATGTTGATGACCGAGGGCACCGGCACGAGCGGGCTTCCGGGATCGAGCGCCTCGGGCGGACAGCCTCGGGCGAGCAGCGGGTGCGCCGGGTCGTGGTTCGGCGCGAAAGCGAACGTCCGGTCCACGGTCGTCTGCACGACCGAGTAGACGACGCCGGGCTCCAGGATGCGGATGGCGTTGGACACTCTCCTGAATCGGACGTTTCGCGCAGAGGTTGCAGAAAAAAGAACGTAGGGGCAGCGAAAGGCGCGATGCGAGCGAGAACCCGCGCCGTTGCTACTTCCGCCGCAGCCCGACGAGGTAGATCTCGTAGCTCTCGGAGCGGACGCTCGCCGGGCGGACGACCCGGCACTCCTCGAAGAGCTCGCGCACCTTGCCGCGCGCGGTCTCGAACTCCTCGCCCTGGAAGATCTTGCCGACGAAGGACCCGCCCGGCCGGCACAGCTCCGCCGCGATCGCGACCGCGCGGCAGAACAGCTCGAACGATCGGCTCTGATCCACGAAGCGGTGGCCGCTCGTCCGCGGCGCCATGTCCGAGATCACCGCGTCGAACCCCCCTTTGACTCCGGCCGCCGCGAGCAGCGCCGCCGGGTCGATCGCGAGGGCGTCGGCCTGGACGTAGACGGTGTTCGGCGGTGTTCCGACCGTGAGCGCCGCCCTGTCGACGGCCACGACGCGCCCGCTCGGGCCCACCTTCTGTGAGGCGTAGAGCGTCCAGGAGCCCGGCGCGGCGCCGAGATCCAGCACCTTGAACCCCGGCTTGAGCAGGCGGACACGCTTGTCGATCTCCTCGAGCTTGTAGATCGATCGCGCCGGGTAGCGTTCGGCGCGGGCCTTCTTGGAGTAGTGATCCGCGGTGCGGCGAGGACCGCCCACGACCCGCGGCTAGCGCTTGCCCTTGACGGCTGGTTTGAGCTCGACGACGCTGTTGCGCGACCCGGGCACGGGCCCGCGGACGAAGATGAGGTTGTCCTCCGCGAACACGCGCACGACCTCGACGCTGAGGACCGTGATGCGCCCCGCCGAGTGGTGACCCGGCATCTTGCGGCCCTTGAAGACGCGGCCCGGGGTCATGTTCGTGCCGAGCGAGCCGCCGTGGCGGAACACCTCGTGCGCGCCGTGCGTGTCGTTGGCTCCATGGAAGTGGTACGTCTTGAAGACGCCGGCGAAGCCTTTGCCGATGCTCGTCCCGACGACATCGATGCGATCGCCGACCTGGAACATGTCGGCCTTGAGCTCCTGCCCGACCTCGAGCCCGGCCGCGGTGTCCGCCGTGAGCTGGAACTCGCGAAGCACGCGCTTCGGCTTGACGCCGGCCTTGGCGAAGTGGCCCATCTCGGCGCGATTCACCTTGCGCTCCGGCTTGTCGATGAAGCCGAGCTGCACCGCCGTGTAGCCTTCCTTCTCCTCGGTGCGCTTCTGGACGACCACGCACGGGCCGACTTCGATCGCCGTCGCGCCGACGCGGCTGCCGTCCGGGTTGAACACCTGCGTCATGCCGATCTTCTTGCCCAAGAGTCCGAACGCCGAGCTCATCTTCATGCTCCAATCGAGGATGCGGCGCGCGGGGGCGCCCCATCGGAATTCGAGGGGTGCAGTGTACGGGAATTCCCTTTCGTGTCAACTGCCTAATCCCTCGGGATCAGGGCGCGAGGGGGTGCTTGTCGCCGTCGAGCGTGAACCCCTCTCCGAGCACCTCGGTCGCCACCCCGACGGAGATGAACGCCGCGGGATCCGCCGCGAGGACGAGCCGCTTGGCCCGGCCGAGCTCCGGCCGCCCGACGACCGCGTAGAGGACGGTCCGCTCCGTGCCCGTATACGCTCCCCGTCCCTGCAGGCGGGTGACGCCGCGGCCGAGATCCTCCATGATCCGGCGCGCGACCTCGTCCGCGCGCTCGGAGACGACCAGGATCGTCCGCGCCGAGTACGCGGCGTCCTGCACGAGATCGATGATCCGCGTGCCGACGAACACCGCGACGACCGTGTACATCGCCTGCTCGGGGCGCAGGAAGACGAGCGACACGCCTATCACGCAGACGTCCGCGAAGAACATCGAGCGGCCGATCTTGAAGCCGAGCTTCTTCTCGAGGATCCGCGCGATGATGTCGACCCCGCCGGTCGTGCCGCCGAACCGGAACACGATCCCGAGCCCGACGCCCACGCAGACGCCCGCGACGAGCGCGGCGAGCAGGAGGTCGTCGAGCGGGAGCCGGAACCGCCCGCCGAGCCAGAGGAACAGCGACAGGCAGCCCGTGCCCCAGATCGTGTACAGGAGCGAGCGCACGCCGAGCACGCGCCAACCGAGCACGAGGAGCGGCACGTTGATGATCAGGCTCGTCAGGCCCGGATCCCAATTCATCGCGAGCTTGAGGAGGATCGCGACGCCGGTCACGCCGCCCTCCGCGAGGTTGTTCGCGATGTTGAACGCGTTGATGCCGAAGCCCATGATCGCGGTGCCGGCCGCGATCGCGAGCAGCTCGATGATCTTCACCCTGCGCATGCCGTCCTCCCTCGTCCGCCCGCCGGTATAGCATTTCGCTCGACCGCAGCAAGGGAGCCGCCCGCCGCCGCGGATCTCGGGAATCGAGTGCCGAGAAGTCTATTGTGGTCTATGGTTGACCGTCTAATGGATGGCGTCGACAAAAGAGAGACGCCTTGCAGAGAGGAAATACCATGAAGAATACGGCGCTTCGCTTGATCCTGTGCGGCCTCGTGGTCGTCTTCGCGACCGCCTCGTGCGACGACGGCGGCGGCGGCGGCGGCACGGATTCCGATACGGACACCGACACCGACACCGATTCCGACACCGACACTGATTCCGATACCGACACTGACACCGATACCGACACTGACACCGATACCGATACCGATACCGATACGGACACCGACACCGACACCGACACCGATACGGACACGGACACGGACACGGACACCGACACCGACACCGACACCGATTCCGACGCCGACGGCGGCATGGACGGCGGCAGCGACACGGACACGGACACCGACACCGACACCGACGCGGACGCGGACGGCGGCGTGGACGGCGGCAGCGACACGGACATCGATTGCGACGTTTCGGGCTGGACGGTCGATCAGTACGAGGCGGCTCACGCGTACACGTTTCCGGCCGGCACCGTCATCCCGGCGGGCGGGGTGCTCGTCCTCGCACGCGACGCTGCCAAGGACGTCTTCGAGACGTTCTGGTCCGTCACGCTGGGAGAGAGCGTCGTGTACATCGACAGCGGAAACGCCGTGCCCCAGATCAACGGCCTCGAGTACTTCGAGCTGAGCGACGACGCGAGCGCCGTCGTCGACGGGCCGACCTTCGCCTTCACCACGACGGAGGGGCAGTGCTACCAGCGGATCGGGGCGACCGCGAGCTCGTCGGCGAGCTGGAGCGTCGTCGACGACTCCGCGGCGACCCCCGGGATCGTCTCCTACACCGGCGGCGGCATGCCGATCTTCATAAGTGAGTTCTCGGACGCGGTGGGCGCCGGCGCCTTCGTGGACGAGTTCGTCGAGCTGTACTGCGCGGGGATGTAGCCGAACCTCGGCGAGGCCTCAGTCGCGCGCGACTGGCGCGCGGGGAACGGCGAACGGCGCCGGGGCGAGACGGGCCCGGATCATCCAGCGTGCGACGTCCTCGCGGGTGGGCTCCGCCCGCGGCGTCCCCTTGCCCGCCTCGACGCGGGTCACGACGAAAGAGCGGTTGCGGATGTAGGTCGAGAGGCCGTCCTCTTCCTCCCGGACGAACGTGAGGTCGTACGGCTCGCCGTCGACGAAGACGTAGAACAGATCGCTCGAGATCGCCGTGAGCTCCGGCGTCACCTCGTACCCGTACCCCTCGAGGGTCGGCGCCTCGACGAGCAGCGCGTCGCCCTCGCGCGCGACGATGATGCTGCCGACGTTCCACGGATCGTCGTACTCGCCGACGTGATCGTCAAGCTCGGCCGGATCGACCGTGTACTCCCAGCCCTCGGACGGCGCCGGCAGGTCGGCGAGCGTGGTGACCGCGGTGTCGAGGGCGTGGGAGAAGTCGGTCCCGTACGCGCTCGAGCAGATCGCGACCGCGAAGTCCAGATCGGGGAACACGTAGAAGATGTGGGTGAACGACATCGTGTTGCCGCCGTGCTCCCAGACCGGCGTCTCGTACCACTGCCCGTCGAGCGCGGTGTAGCCCGTCTCCACGAACTCGCCGTAGCCGTAGGACATCGTGCCCATCCCGTACAGCGTGTCGACCTGCGGCGCCGTGATCTCTGCCCGCAGAACGTCGGAGAGGACCGCCGGATCGCCGTCCATGAGGAACCGCGCCCACGCCATCATCTGCGTCGGCGTGGTCCACGCGAGCCCCGCGGGGCGGCCCCAACCCGGATCGGGCATCTCCTCCATCGCGACCGGGCCCGGAAAACCGGTGGCGAGATCGTCGACGCCCAGCCCCCACGAGAGCGCGTAGTCGCCGTCCGCCACGACCTCGGCCTTGCGCAGGAACGTCCGCTGCATGCCGACGGGCTGGAAGAGGTCCTGCACCATGATGTCGGGCCACGCGCGCGTGTCCAACGTCTCGGTGAGCAGCCCCGCGAAGACGAAGTTGGGGTTCGAGTAGTTCCAGAACGCGCCGGGCGGGTTCATGAGGAAGTAGGAGTTGTCGAACGTGCCGTACGTGTAGTCGGCGAGCTCGGCGTCGTCGGCCGGGCCGTCCCACGGGATCCAGTCGTAGAAGCCGCCCTGGTGGCTCAGCAGGTGGTGCACGGTGATCTGGTCGTCCCAGGTCCCATCGAGCGCGAACTCGAGAGCCGGCAGCGTGTCCTCGAGCGTGTCGTCGACGGCGACGAGCCCGCCCTCGACCTTCTGCAGGAGCGCGGCTGCGGTCATCTGCTTCGTCGTCGATCCGATCTGCATGAGCGTGATCGGCGTGAGCGGCTCGACGCCGTCCGGATCCTTGGAGCCGAACGCGGCCGCGAACGTGACCACGCCGTCCTCCATCACCGCGGCCGAGACGCCGTACGCGTTGCTCTCGGCGAGGTCCTCCTGGAGCGCCTCCGCGAACGCGTCGAACCGCGGATCCCACCCTTCGGTGTCGGTGTCGGTGTCCGTGTCGGTGCCGCCGTCGTCCCCCGCGTCCGCACCGCCGCCACCCTCGTCGCCGCAGCCGGGCGCCGCGAGCGCGAGCGCCAGAATCACGATGATCGGTAGTCCCTTCATCTTCGCTTCCCTCCCCTCTCGGCTGCGAGCATACAACGCCGCGCGCCGGGAAATTCAACCGATTTCTCATTGGACACGCCGCCGGCCCCCGGCTCTCACGCGATCATCCCGAGCCCCCAGATCGCGGCCTTCGAGACGATCTCCGCCGCGAGCAGCGCGACGACCGCCGCGGCCGCGAGCCGTCCCCCGCGCAGGCCGGACGCGTGGCGGAACGCGAACACCGTCGCCGCGATGAACCAGCCGGCGAAGACGATCGCCACTGCGACCATCGGGAGCATCGACAGAAGGTCGCCGAGCGCCGCGCCCGGATCCGTCATGGCGTTCCTCGACATCTCGGCGAGCGCGGCGGGCTCGGGGGTCAAGGGCGCGAGCAGGACGCCGGCGACGAGCGGCAGGAGCCGCACGAGGCCCGTGGCCGCCAGGAAGTCGGCCGGGCGGCTCGCCCGCGCGAACGGCAGCGCGACGAGCCACAGCACGATCGCGGAGAGCGGCCACGCGACCAGCTGATCCGTGATCGCGGCCGTCGCCGTCACCGTCCCCGACGCCGCGTGGATGTCCATGAAGCCGTCGAAGCGCATCCCGAGCGGGATCGACACGAGCCCCGCGACGACCGACGCGACGACGCCGACGACGAGCCCGCCCGCGACGCCGACCCGATCGAACGGATCGAAGAGGACGCGGAGCGACAACCGCGGCTTCTCGCGCATCGCGCCGAGGAGCGCGTCCGCCTCCGCCGTCGTGATCTTCCCCTGCTCGACCATGTCGAGCACCTTCCTCTTGGCGTCGCTCATCGCCGGAGCTCCTTCAGCTTGGCCGCGCCCTCGGCGGCGGTCATCGTGCCGTTCGCGATCGCGTCGAGGATCTCGTGCTGCCCGAGCTCGGCGCCCCGGTGCGCCGCGTCGATCCGCGCGATCAGGTCGTTGAGCCGCGCGCGGATCGTCGGGTAGCTCTGCTCCTCGAGCTTCGCCATCTCCTTGAGGCTCCCGGAGGCGCGCACGAAGCGCACGATGAAATCGAGGTCGGCGGGGTCGAGCCCGAGGAGCGGGGGCAGCTCGAACTGCCCGTCGAGGTGCAGGTCGCACGCCGGGCAGGTCAGGCGCGTCACGACCAGCGTCTCCTTGCACGCCGGGCACTGGGTCACGAGCTTGGACATGGGTTTCTCCTTTCTTCAGAAGAGCTTCTTATAAATGATACATAGAATACATAAAGTTTATTGTCAAATTTATAATATTTATTTTCTCATTAAGATGGTTTCCATCCCTGCCCTCCCCGTCGGGACGGGGCCCGGCGACACGGGAACCCGAAACCG
The window above is part of the Pseudomonadota bacterium genome. Proteins encoded here:
- a CDS encoding RlmE family RNA methyltransferase; this translates as MGGPRRTADHYSKKARAERYPARSIYKLEEIDKRVRLLKPGFKVLDLGAAPGSWTLYASQKVGPSGRVVAVDRAALTVGTPPNTVYVQADALAIDPAALLAAAGVKGGFDAVISDMAPRTSGHRFVDQSRSFELFCRAVAIAAELCRPGGSFVGKIFQGEEFETARGKVRELFEECRVVRPASVRSESYEIYLVGLRRK
- the rplC gene encoding 50S ribosomal protein L3; the encoded protein is MSSAFGLLGKKIGMTQVFNPDGSRVGATAIEVGPCVVVQKRTEEKEGYTAVQLGFIDKPERKVNRAEMGHFAKAGVKPKRVLREFQLTADTAAGLEVGQELKADMFQVGDRIDVVGTSIGKGFAGVFKTYHFHGANDTHGAHEVFRHGGSLGTNMTPGRVFKGRKMPGHHSAGRITVLSVEVVRVFAEDNLIFVRGPVPGSRNSVVELKPAVKGKR
- a CDS encoding YitT family protein is translated as MRRVKIIELLAIAAGTAIMGFGINAFNIANNLAEGGVTGVAILLKLAMNWDPGLTSLIINVPLLVLGWRVLGVRSLLYTIWGTGCLSLFLWLGGRFRLPLDDLLLAALVAGVCVGVGLGIVFRFGGTTGGVDIIARILEKKLGFKIGRSMFFADVCVIGVSLVFLRPEQAMYTVVAVFVGTRIIDLVQDAAYSARTILVVSERADEVARRIMEDLGRGVTRLQGRGAYTGTERTVLYAVVGRPELGRAKRLVLAADPAAFISVGVATEVLGEGFTLDGDKHPLAP
- a CDS encoding lamin tail domain-containing protein, translated to MKNTALRLILCGLVVVFATASCDDGGGGGGTDSDTDTDTDTDSDTDTDSDTDTDTDTDTDTDTDTDTDTDTDTDTDTDTDTDTDTDTDTDTDTDSDADGGMDGGSDTDTDTDTDTDADADGGVDGGSDTDIDCDVSGWTVDQYEAAHAYTFPAGTVIPAGGVLVLARDAAKDVFETFWSVTLGESVVYIDSGNAVPQINGLEYFELSDDASAVVDGPTFAFTTTEGQCYQRIGATASSSASWSVVDDSAATPGIVSYTGGGMPIFISEFSDAVGAGAFVDEFVELYCAGM
- a CDS encoding beta-lactamase family protein; amino-acid sequence: MKGLPIIVILALALAAPGCGDEGGGGADAGDDGGTDTDTDTDTEGWDPRFDAFAEALQEDLAESNAYGVSAAVMEDGVVTFAAAFGSKDPDGVEPLTPITLMQIGSTTKQMTAAALLQKVEGGLVAVDDTLEDTLPALEFALDGTWDDQITVHHLLSHQGGFYDWIPWDGPADDAELADYTYGTFDNSYFLMNPPGAFWNYSNPNFVFAGLLTETLDTRAWPDIMVQDLFQPVGMQRTFLRKAEVVADGDYALSWGLGVDDLATGFPGPVAMEEMPDPGWGRPAGLAWTTPTQMMAWARFLMDGDPAVLSDVLRAEITAPQVDTLYGMGTMSYGYGEFVETGYTALDGQWYETPVWEHGGNTMSFTHIFYVFPDLDFAVAICSSAYGTDFSHALDTAVTTLADLPAPSEGWEYTVDPAELDDHVGEYDDPWNVGSIIVAREGDALLVEAPTLEGYGYEVTPELTAISSDLFYVFVDGEPYDLTFVREEEDGLSTYIRNRSFVVTRVEAGKGTPRAEPTREDVARWMIRARLAPAPFAVPRAPVARD
- a CDS encoding DUF2089 domain-containing protein — its product is MSKLVTQCPACKETLVVTRLTCPACDLHLDGQFELPPLLGLDPADLDFIVRFVRASGSLKEMAKLEEQSYPTIRARLNDLIARIDAAHRGAELGQHEILDAIANGTMTAAEGAAKLKELRR